A genomic stretch from Falco naumanni isolate bFalNau1 chromosome 6, bFalNau1.pat, whole genome shotgun sequence includes:
- the UBXN2A gene encoding UBX domain-containing protein 2A isoform X4, producing MLHQYVEVRRSTRMKDMDNIKTVKKEWMCKSGTNDQILNGTEQNCDYFVDNLFEEAQKVGAICMPPTTVKNQVDVIIKLWKNGFTVNDGELRSYSDAANQQFLDSIKKGATPRIISKVRDDHEGPDNKRHLPLVPLNDMEPITNVQIWLADGERIIQKFNVSHRISHVRDFITKYQGSEGGVPFTLTTSLPFRELQDETLTLEEAKLQNAVVVQRLQKTTEPFRLLVIKAPDNDYKTAATPNGQLKNEQKNAIKSTRSH from the exons ATGCTGCACCAATATGTTGAAGTAAG GCGAAGCACCAGAATGAAAGACATGGACAATATCAAAACTGTAAAGAAAGAATG GATGTGTAAATCAGGAACCAATGATCAGATTTTGAATGGTACAGAGCAAAACTGTGACTACTTTGTAGATAACCTTTTTGAAGAAGCTCAGAAGGTTGGTGCTATATGTATGCCCCCAACTACAGTCAAGAACCAG GTTGATGTAATCATTAAACTTTGGAAAAATGGGTTTACAGTAAATGATGGTGAACTTAGAAGCTACAGCGACGCTGCAAACCAGCAGTTCTTGGATTCCATTAAAAAAGG tgctaCTCCAAGGATAATCTCTAAAGTAAGAGATGATCATGAAGGACCTGACAACAAAAGACATCTGCCTTTAGTGCCCTTAAATGATATGGAGCCTATCACTAATGTCCAGATCTGGTTAGCTGATGGGGAAAGGATAATTCAAAAGTTTAATGTTTCTCACag aataAGCCATGTCAGAGACTTCATAACAAAGTATCAAGGATCAGAAGGAGGTGTTCCCTTCACACTGACGACTTCGCTGCCGTTTCGGGAGCTGCAAGATGAGACGCTCACACTAGAGGAAGCAAAGTTGCAAAATGCTGTTGTTGTTCAGAGACTTCAGAAAACAACTGAACCTTTCAGACTCTTAGTGATAAAAGCACCTGACAATGACTATAAAACTGCTGCTACACCTAATGGACAGCTCAAGAATGAGCAAAAAAATGCTATCAAAAGTACAAGATCACATTAG
- the UBXN2A gene encoding UBX domain-containing protein 2A isoform X1: MLHQYVEVRRSTRMKDMDNIKTVKKEWMCKSGTNDQILNGTEQNCDYFVDNLFEEAQKVGAICMPPTTVKNQVDVIIKLWKNGFTVNDGELRSYSDAANQQFLDSIKKGELPFELRKAFDKEEIDVKVEDKKDKVYLLSKKPMFHPFSGHGYRLGSATPRIISKVRDDHEGPDNKRHLPLVPLNDMEPITNVQIWLADGERIIQKFNVSHRISHVRDFITKYQGSEGGVPFTLTTSLPFRELQDETLTLEEAKLQNAVVVQRLQKTTEPFRLLVIKAPDNDYKTAATPNGQLKNEQKNAIKSTRSH; this comes from the exons ATGCTGCACCAATATGTTGAAGTAAG GCGAAGCACCAGAATGAAAGACATGGACAATATCAAAACTGTAAAGAAAGAATG GATGTGTAAATCAGGAACCAATGATCAGATTTTGAATGGTACAGAGCAAAACTGTGACTACTTTGTAGATAACCTTTTTGAAGAAGCTCAGAAGGTTGGTGCTATATGTATGCCCCCAACTACAGTCAAGAACCAG GTTGATGTAATCATTAAACTTTGGAAAAATGGGTTTACAGTAAATGATGGTGAACTTAGAAGCTACAGCGACGCTGCAAACCAGCAGTTCTTGGATTCCATTAAAAAAGG ggaACTGCCTTTTGAGCTACGAAAAGCTTTTGATAAAGAGGAGATAGACGTGAAAGTGGAAGATAAAAAGGATAAGGTGTATTTGTTATCAAAAAAGCCAATGTTTCATCCCTTTTCTGGACACGGTTACAGATTAGGAAG tgctaCTCCAAGGATAATCTCTAAAGTAAGAGATGATCATGAAGGACCTGACAACAAAAGACATCTGCCTTTAGTGCCCTTAAATGATATGGAGCCTATCACTAATGTCCAGATCTGGTTAGCTGATGGGGAAAGGATAATTCAAAAGTTTAATGTTTCTCACag aataAGCCATGTCAGAGACTTCATAACAAAGTATCAAGGATCAGAAGGAGGTGTTCCCTTCACACTGACGACTTCGCTGCCGTTTCGGGAGCTGCAAGATGAGACGCTCACACTAGAGGAAGCAAAGTTGCAAAATGCTGTTGTTGTTCAGAGACTTCAGAAAACAACTGAACCTTTCAGACTCTTAGTGATAAAAGCACCTGACAATGACTATAAAACTGCTGCTACACCTAATGGACAGCTCAAGAATGAGCAAAAAAATGCTATCAAAAGTACAAGATCACATTAG
- the UBXN2A gene encoding UBX domain-containing protein 2A isoform X2: protein MRRSTRMKDMDNIKTVKKEWMCKSGTNDQILNGTEQNCDYFVDNLFEEAQKVGAICMPPTTVKNQVDVIIKLWKNGFTVNDGELRSYSDAANQQFLDSIKKGELPFELRKAFDKEEIDVKVEDKKDKVYLLSKKPMFHPFSGHGYRLGSATPRIISKVRDDHEGPDNKRHLPLVPLNDMEPITNVQIWLADGERIIQKFNVSHRISHVRDFITKYQGSEGGVPFTLTTSLPFRELQDETLTLEEAKLQNAVVVQRLQKTTEPFRLLVIKAPDNDYKTAATPNGQLKNEQKNAIKSTRSH, encoded by the exons GCGAAGCACCAGAATGAAAGACATGGACAATATCAAAACTGTAAAGAAAGAATG GATGTGTAAATCAGGAACCAATGATCAGATTTTGAATGGTACAGAGCAAAACTGTGACTACTTTGTAGATAACCTTTTTGAAGAAGCTCAGAAGGTTGGTGCTATATGTATGCCCCCAACTACAGTCAAGAACCAG GTTGATGTAATCATTAAACTTTGGAAAAATGGGTTTACAGTAAATGATGGTGAACTTAGAAGCTACAGCGACGCTGCAAACCAGCAGTTCTTGGATTCCATTAAAAAAGG ggaACTGCCTTTTGAGCTACGAAAAGCTTTTGATAAAGAGGAGATAGACGTGAAAGTGGAAGATAAAAAGGATAAGGTGTATTTGTTATCAAAAAAGCCAATGTTTCATCCCTTTTCTGGACACGGTTACAGATTAGGAAG tgctaCTCCAAGGATAATCTCTAAAGTAAGAGATGATCATGAAGGACCTGACAACAAAAGACATCTGCCTTTAGTGCCCTTAAATGATATGGAGCCTATCACTAATGTCCAGATCTGGTTAGCTGATGGGGAAAGGATAATTCAAAAGTTTAATGTTTCTCACag aataAGCCATGTCAGAGACTTCATAACAAAGTATCAAGGATCAGAAGGAGGTGTTCCCTTCACACTGACGACTTCGCTGCCGTTTCGGGAGCTGCAAGATGAGACGCTCACACTAGAGGAAGCAAAGTTGCAAAATGCTGTTGTTGTTCAGAGACTTCAGAAAACAACTGAACCTTTCAGACTCTTAGTGATAAAAGCACCTGACAATGACTATAAAACTGCTGCTACACCTAATGGACAGCTCAAGAATGAGCAAAAAAATGCTATCAAAAGTACAAGATCACATTAG
- the UBXN2A gene encoding UBX domain-containing protein 2A isoform X3 has product MKDMDNIKTVKKEWMCKSGTNDQILNGTEQNCDYFVDNLFEEAQKVGAICMPPTTVKNQVDVIIKLWKNGFTVNDGELRSYSDAANQQFLDSIKKGELPFELRKAFDKEEIDVKVEDKKDKVYLLSKKPMFHPFSGHGYRLGSATPRIISKVRDDHEGPDNKRHLPLVPLNDMEPITNVQIWLADGERIIQKFNVSHRISHVRDFITKYQGSEGGVPFTLTTSLPFRELQDETLTLEEAKLQNAVVVQRLQKTTEPFRLLVIKAPDNDYKTAATPNGQLKNEQKNAIKSTRSH; this is encoded by the exons ATGAAAGACATGGACAATATCAAAACTGTAAAGAAAGAATG GATGTGTAAATCAGGAACCAATGATCAGATTTTGAATGGTACAGAGCAAAACTGTGACTACTTTGTAGATAACCTTTTTGAAGAAGCTCAGAAGGTTGGTGCTATATGTATGCCCCCAACTACAGTCAAGAACCAG GTTGATGTAATCATTAAACTTTGGAAAAATGGGTTTACAGTAAATGATGGTGAACTTAGAAGCTACAGCGACGCTGCAAACCAGCAGTTCTTGGATTCCATTAAAAAAGG ggaACTGCCTTTTGAGCTACGAAAAGCTTTTGATAAAGAGGAGATAGACGTGAAAGTGGAAGATAAAAAGGATAAGGTGTATTTGTTATCAAAAAAGCCAATGTTTCATCCCTTTTCTGGACACGGTTACAGATTAGGAAG tgctaCTCCAAGGATAATCTCTAAAGTAAGAGATGATCATGAAGGACCTGACAACAAAAGACATCTGCCTTTAGTGCCCTTAAATGATATGGAGCCTATCACTAATGTCCAGATCTGGTTAGCTGATGGGGAAAGGATAATTCAAAAGTTTAATGTTTCTCACag aataAGCCATGTCAGAGACTTCATAACAAAGTATCAAGGATCAGAAGGAGGTGTTCCCTTCACACTGACGACTTCGCTGCCGTTTCGGGAGCTGCAAGATGAGACGCTCACACTAGAGGAAGCAAAGTTGCAAAATGCTGTTGTTGTTCAGAGACTTCAGAAAACAACTGAACCTTTCAGACTCTTAGTGATAAAAGCACCTGACAATGACTATAAAACTGCTGCTACACCTAATGGACAGCTCAAGAATGAGCAAAAAAATGCTATCAAAAGTACAAGATCACATTAG